One stretch of Zingiber officinale cultivar Zhangliang chromosome 6B, Zo_v1.1, whole genome shotgun sequence DNA includes these proteins:
- the LOC121988703 gene encoding cleavage and polyadenylation specificity factor subunit 3-II-like produces the protein MAIECLVLGAGQEVGKSCVVVSIGGKRIMFDCGMHMGYLDHRRFPDFSLISETGDFNSALTCVVITHFHLDHVGALPYFTEVCGYRGPIYMTYPTKALAPLMLEDYRKVIVDRRGEEELFTYDHIMECMKKGMPNFLKCDLDVHKIFKHIFCMPIFGSVVCMLLRTNIVVVLGLVPKLFFVCFFN, from the exons ATGGCGATCGAATGCCTCGTTTTAG GGGCAGGGCAAGAGGTAGGGAAGAGCTGCGTTGTTGTGTCAATTGGTGGGAAGCGGATTATGTTCGACTGTGGCATGCATATGGGATACCTGGACCACCGTCGCTTCCCTGATTTCTCTCTCATCTCTGAGACTGGTGATTTCAATTCTGCTCTCACCTGTGTCGTCATAACACACTT CCATCTAGATCATGTTGGTGCTCTTCCTTACTTTACAGAAGTTTGTGGGTATCGTGGACCCATATACATGACG TATCCAACTAAGGCCTTGGCCCCATTGATGTTAGAAGATTACAGAAAAGTTATTGTAGAtcgaagaggagaggaagagttGTTTACATATGATCATATTATGGAGTGTATGAAGAAAGGTATGCCTAACTTTCTGAAATGTGACCTTGATGTCCATAAGATCTTTAAACACATATTTTGTATGCCTATCTTTGGTTCAGTGGTATGCATGCTGCTGAGGACTAATATAGTAGTTGTGTTAGGCCTTGTACCAAAATTGTTTTTTGTGTGTTTCTTCAACTAA